A stretch of DNA from Poecile atricapillus isolate bPoeAtr1 chromosome 28, bPoeAtr1.hap1, whole genome shotgun sequence:
ATTCCCCCATCCCGACCCCGCCATTCCCGCCATTCCCACTCTTTTCCAAACCCCGTTATTCCCCCATCCCGACCCCGCCGTTGTTCCCGCTCTTCCCCCGGCAGACGCCTGCGGGCTGTCGGACGCGGCGCACGTGGAGACGCTGCAGGAGAAGGCGCAGGTGGCCCTGACGGAATACGAGCGCTCCCAGTACCCCTCGCAGCCCCAGCGCTTCGGCCGCCTCCTGCTGCGGCTCCCGGCCCTGCGCGCCGTCCCCGCCTCCCTCATCTCCCAGCTCTTCTTCATGCGCCTCGTGGGGAAGACGCCCATCGAGACACTGATCCGGGACATGCTGCTGTCCGGCAGCACCTTCAACTGGCCCTACGGGGCCGGACAATAGGGGACGGACGCTCCCGCAGCGGGAATGCCGGATTCGGGATCGGCCGCTCCCCGCGGGAATGGGGGCGCGGCCCACGGGGTGGGGCCCGGAGAGCGGCGGGGTTGGCGCCAAAGGTTTTTGGGGTCATGGTGTTGTCCCAAAGTTTCCGGATTCTGAAAGGTTTTGGAGGCGTGGGGTTGTCCCAAAAGGTTTTGGGATTCTGAAAGGTTTTTGGGGTCATGGTGTCCCAAAGTTTCCGGATTCTGAAAGGTTTTGGAGGCGTGGGGTTGTCCCAAAAGGTTTTGGGATTCCAAGAAGTTTTGGGGTCCTGGTGTTGTCCCAAAAGATTTTGGGATTCCAAGAAGTTTTGGGGTCCTGGCATTGTCACCAACAGTTTTGGGGTCCTGGTGTTGTCCCAAAATGTTTCGGGATTCTGAAAGGTTTTGGAGGCGTGGGGTTGTCCCAAAAGGTTTTGGGATTCTGAaaggtttttggggtcctggtGTTGTCCCAAAATTTCAGGATTCTGAAAGATTTTCGAGCCGTGGGGTTGTCCCAAAAAGTTTGGGGATTCCAAAAGGTTTTCGGGTCCTGGCATTGTCCCAAAAGGTTTTGGGATTCCGGGAAGTTTTGGAACCGTGGGGTTGTCCCAAAAGGTTTTGGAGCCGTGGGGTTGTCCCAAAATGTTTTGGGATTCCAagaggttttggggtcctggCATTGTCACCAAGAGTTTTGGGGTCCTGGCATTGTCCCAAAATGTTTTGGGATTCTGAAAGGTTTTGGAGCCATGGTGTTGTCCCAAAAAGTTTTGGGATTCCAAAAGGTTTTGGGGTCCTGGCATTGTCCCAAAAGGTTTTGGGATTCCAAGAAGTTTTGGAGGCATGGTGTTGTCCCAAAAGGTTTTGGGATTCCAGGAAGTTTTGGAACCGTGGGGTTGTCCCAAAAGGTTTTGGGATTCCAAGAAGTTTTGGGGTCCTGGCATTGTCACCAAGAGTTTTGGGGTCCTGGTGTTGTCCCAAAATGTTTCGGGATTCTGAAAGGTTTTGGAGGCGTGGGGTTGTCCCAAAAGGTTTTGGGATTCCAGGAAGTTTTGGAGCCACGGGGTTGTCCCAAAAGGTTTTGGAGCCGTGGTGTTGTCCCAAAAAGTTTTGGGATCCCAAAAGGCTTTGGGGTCCTGGTGTTGTCCCAAAAAGTTTTGGGATTCCAGGAAGTTTTGGAGTCGTGGGGTTGTCCCAAAAAGTTTTGGGATCCCAAAAGGTTTTGGGGTCCTGGCATTGTCACCAAGAGTTTTGGGGTCCTGGTGTTGTCCCAAGAAGTTTGGGGATTCCAAAaggttttggggtcctggaATTGTCCCAAAAGGTTTTGGGATTCCAAGAGGTTTTGGGGTCTTGGCATTGTCACCaagagttttggggtcccagcgTTGTCCCGAaatgttttggggttccaaAAGGTTTTTGGTGTCCTGGAATTGTCACCAAGAATTTTGGGGTCGTGACATTGTCCCAAAaggttttggggtcctggtGTTGTCCCAAGAAGTTTTGGGATTCCAAAAGGTTTTGGGGTCGTGGCATTGTCCCAAAAATTTCTGGGATCCCAAAAAGTTTTGGGGTCGTGGTGTTGTCCCCAAAGatggaggggacacagagagggGGACAGAGCCACCCCCCCACACCGGGAtttcgggatttgggatttcaggattttgggatttcaggattttgggatttcaggattttgggattccaggACGATTCCCGGCCGATGGAATCCTCGCTCCGCCATATAAACTCATTAATTAACGCCAATTAAAGACATTTCCTACAACCCCAGGCGCTCTGGATTTGGGATCCGGCGGAAAAATTGGAATTGGGGAGATCAAAGCCACCCCAAAAATAGGGAACACTCCATAAAAATCCcgaatttgggatttttttgggggaaaaatggggatttcagGGGTTCTTCTtcactttggggttttttttttggggggacaaatcccactgggaagagctggagcaatgggatggggggatttgggatttgggtttttcttcccaaggtttggggggatttggggttttcctggaggaatttggggtttcttttcccAAGGTTTGGAGGAGGAGTTTAGGATTTCTCTTCCTGaacagagggatttgggatttcctTCCCAAAGTGgagagatttgggatttttcaccCAAAGTTtgtgaggatttggggttcccctTCCaaaattgtgagggatttggggtttcttttcccaaatttggggggatttggggtttctctTCCAAGGTTTcgagggggatttgggatttcttttccaaagtgaaaggatttggggttcccctTCCAAaattgggtggattttggggttcctttAATCAggtttgagggatttgggatttctctcccaaatctgggagggatttgggatttcctTTCCAAAGTGAAGAGATTTGGGatttctctcccaaatttgggggggatttgggatttcctTTCCGAAGTGAAGAGATTTGGGatttctctcccaaatttgggggggatttgggatttcctTTCCGAActgaagggatttttgggatttcttttcccaaggttgagggatttggggttcccctCCCAAAtcttgggggattttggggttccttgTTTCaagctgggagggatttgggatttctctCCCAAAGTGGAAAGATTTGGGATTTCTCTCCCAAATTTTGCgggaatttggggttgtttttcccaaactgggagggatttgggattttcccctccaaaactgggagggttttttgggggggggggtcccttCCTAAATTTCAGGGAATTTCAACCTCCTCATTTCACCCCGACCCCAAATTAAAATCAACAATTACACTTcatttattacaaaaaaaaacccccaattaaaatattacacaattcccatcattcccaccATTTccctagaaaatattttaggatttggggggtccccccccaaagaaaaaattaacaaaccccaaaagggttttttttttgtcccccaaacccccaatttaagacccccaaaacccctttaaGGCAACCAGGGGGGTGCAAACCCCataaaaaaaaccttatttACAACCAGGGCAAGgcactgggggggtcccagaggattttggggacatttggggacattttagGGTGTGGGGGGGGGTCACACCACCATCCCCCCCAATTCTGGCACCCCCAAAacgaggaattttggggttttttaacagcaaaaaaaggcacaaaagtcTTTGGAGagggggatgggggagggggggatgggtttttttttggggatgtcccccccccccaaaatgtcccttttttgggtttttttttttggggtcaCCCCCGGAGTTTGTCGTAGTCGCTCACCATCCTCTTGATGTGGAAGAGTTTGTTCCGGAGGGTTTTGGattcctgttttttctcctggtaTTCCGGGctctggggaggatttggggacgTTCAGGGGACGtttggggacacggggcaggggaggggggggtgACACcaaaaaaggagagggaaacgCCAAAAGTCCCAAAACTCACCCGTTTCAGGTCCTTGAGGTGGTTGTACTCCTCGGCCAGGgcctgtggggacagcagggtcagggacagaggggacaggaggggacaggaggggacaatggggacaatggggacagcggggtcagggacagaagggacaggaggggacagggacagaggggacaatggggacaatggggacagcggggtcagggacagaggggacagaggggacaatggggacaatggggacagcggggtcagggacagaggggacaggaggggacaatggggacaggaggggacaatggggacaggaggggacaggggggacaggagggacaggaggggacagaggggacaatggggacagagggacaatggggacaggaggggacaggggggacaatggggacaggaggggacaatggggacaggaggggacaatggggacaatggggacaatggggacaggagggacaatggggacaggaggggacaatggggacaatggggacaatggggacaggaggggacaatggggacagtggggacaatggggacaggaggggacagaggggacaatggggacagggggggacaatggggacaggaggggacaatggggacagaggggacaatggggacagcggggtcagggacagaggggacagaggggacagggacagaggggacaggaggggacaatggggacagtggggacaatggggacaatggggacaggaggggacaatggggacagaggggacaatggggacaggaggggacaatggggacagtggggtcagggacagaggggacagaggggacaggaggggacaatggggacaggaggggacaatggggacagcgggatcagggacagaggggacaggaggggacaggaggggacaatggggacaggaggggacaatggggacagaggggacaggaggggacaggaagggacaggaggggacaatggggacaggaggggacaggggggacagaggggacaggaggggacaagaggggacaggaggggacaatggggacaggaggggacaatggggatagaggggacaatggggacgggggggacaggagggacaagggggacagaggggacagggaggggacaatggggacagaggggacaagaggggacaggagggacaacgggggggacaggagaggacagagGCAACaggaggggacaatggggacagagaggggacaagaggggacaatggggacaggagggacaggaggggacaatggggacaggaggggacaatggggacagaggggacaatggggacagaggggacaggagggacaggaggggacagagggcacaggagggacaatggggacagagaggggacaagaggggacagagaggggacaatggggacagggaggggacaatggggatagaggggacaggaggggacaatggggacaggaggggacaggaggggacaatggggacaggagggacaacgggggggacagggaggggacaatgAGGGAGGAAataggggaaaagaaaggggacaggagggacaaggtggggacaggagaggggacaggagggacagaggggacagaaggGGACAATGAGGGAGGAAAtaggggaaaaggaaggggacaggagggacagggacaggaggggacaggagggacagaggggacagggtgggaaataggggaaaaatgggggggaagaggggaaaaggaagggggcaggagggacaaggggggacaggggacaggagaggggacaggaggggacaatGAGGGGGGAAAtaggggaaaaggaaggggacaggggacagggacaggagggacagggacaggagggacagggacaggagggacagggacaggaggggacagagaggggacaatagtggggaaatgggggaaaaatgggggaagaggaagggggCAGGAAGGACAAGGATGGGACGGGGGGACAAGgggggacaaggacaggagggacaaggggggacaaggacaggagTGACAAGgggggacaaggacaggaggggacagtggcggggaaatgggggaaaaatggtggagaagaggagaaaaaagggaaaaaaaatgtgacaaaaataaggaagaaagacggaaaagagacaaaaaaccgtgggggaaaaaaaagtttaaaaaaagcataaaaaaacccaaggaaaaactcagaaaaaaaaccctcaaaaaaagaggtggaaaaaaaagcgggaaaacagcagaaaagagggaaaaaaggaggaaaaggcgaggatgaggaagggctgGGCTGACCTGGTACTGGGGGCTGTCCTCGGGCACCTGGTCCAGCTGGCGGCCCAGCGCTGCCAGGCGCTCGTTGATGCCGTCCATGTGCGCACACAGCTCCTTGTAACGCCGCAGATCCCGCGCAAACTCCTCCTTGTAGCGCCGGCGGGAGCCCGGGGACACCACCGGGGGgaacagcctggaggggagaggggacacggggtgaCCATGGGGGGACACCACCGGGGGgaacagcctggaggggagaggggacagggtgaCCATGGGGGGACACCAccggggggacaatggggggacaccACCGGGGGGAAcagcctggaggggacaggggacacgggggtgaccATGGGGGGACACCACCGGGGGgaacagcctggaggggagaggggacacggggtgaCCATGGGGGGACAAcag
This window harbors:
- the NR2F6 gene encoding nuclear receptor subfamily 2 group F member 6 isoform X5; this encodes MGARPTGWGPESGGVGAKGFWGHGVVPKFPDSERFWRRGVVPKGFGIPRSFGVLVLSQKILGFQEVLGSWHCHQQFWGPGVVPKCFGILKGFGGVGLSQKVLGSWHCHQEFWGPGIVPKCFGILKGFGVLALSQKVLGFQEVLEAWCCPKRFWDSRKFWNRGVVPKGFGIPRSFGVLALSPRVLGSWCCPKMFRDSERFWRRGVVPKGFGIPGSFGATGLSQKVLEPWCCPKKFWDPKRLWGPGVVPKSFGIPGSFGVVGLSQKVLGSQKVLGSWHCHQEFWGPGVVPRSLGIPKGFGVLELSQKVLGFQEVLGSWHCHQEFWGPSVVPKCFGVPKGFWCPGIVTKNFGVVTLSQKVLGSWCCPKKFWDSKRFWGRGIVPKISGIPKSFGVVVLSPKMEGTQRGGQSHPPTPGFRDLGFQDFGISGFWDFRILGFQDDSRPMESSLRHINSLINAN
- the NR2F6 gene encoding nuclear receptor subfamily 2 group F member 6 isoform X4 codes for the protein MGARPTGWGPESGGVGAKGFWGHGVVPKFPDSERFWRRGVVPKGFGIPRSFGVLVLSQKILGFQEVLGSWHCHQQFWGPGVVPKCFGILKGFGGVGLSQKVLGSWHCHQEFWGPGIVPKCFGILKGFGAMVLSQKVLGFQKVLGSWHCPKRFWDSKKFWRHGVVPKGFGIPRSFGVLALSPRVLGSWCCPKMFRDSERFWRRGVVPKGFGIPGSFGATGLSQKVLEPWCCPKKFWDPKRLWGPGVVPKSFGIPGSFGVVGLSQKVLGSQKVLGSWHCHQEFWGPGVVPRSLGIPKGFGVLELSQKVLGFQEVLGSWHCHQEFWGPSVVPKCFGVPKGFWCPGIVTKNFGVVTLSQKVLGSWCCPKKFWDSKRFWGRGIVPKISGIPKSFGVVVLSPKMEGTQRGGQSHPPTPGFRDLGFQDFGISGFWDFRILGFQDDSRPMESSLRHINSLINAN
- the NR2F6 gene encoding nuclear receptor subfamily 2 group F member 6 isoform X10; the protein is MGARPTGWGPESGGVGAKGFWGHGVVPKFPDSERFWRRGVVPKGFGIPRSFGVLVLSQKILGFQEVLGSWHCHQQFWSHGVVPKSFGIPKGFGVLALSQKVLGFQEVLEAWCCPKRFWDSRKFWNRGVVPKGFGIPRSFGVLALSPRVLGSWCCPKMFRDSERFWRRGVVPKGFGIPGSFGATGLSQKVLEPWCCPKKFWDPKRLWGPGVVPKSFGIPGSFGVVGLSQKVLGSQKVLGSWHCHQEFWGPGVVPRSLGIPKGFGVLELSQKVLGFQEVLGSWHCHQEFWGPSVVPKCFGVPKGFWCPGIVTKNFGVVTLSQKVLGSWCCPKKFWDSKRFWGRGIVPKISGIPKSFGVVVLSPKMEGTQRGGQSHPPTPGFRDLGFQDFGISGFWDFRILGFQDDSRPMESSLRHINSLINAN
- the NR2F6 gene encoding nuclear receptor subfamily 2 group F member 6 isoform X6, coding for MGARPTGWGPESGGVGAKGFWGHGVVPKFPDSERFWRRGVVPKGFGIPRSFGVLVLSQKILGFQEVLEAWGCPKRFWDSGKFWNRGVVPKFWDSERFWSHGVVPKSFGIPKGFGVLALSQKVLGFQEVLEAWCCPKRFWDSRKFWNRGVVPKGFGIPRSFGVLALSPRVLGSWCCPKMFRDSERFWRRGVVPKGFGIPGSFGATGLSQKVLEPWCCPKKFWDPKRLWGPGVVPKSFGIPGSFGVVGLSQKVLGSQKVLGSWHCHQEFWGPGVVPRSLGIPKGFGVLELSQKVLGFQEVLGSWHCHQEFWGPSVVPKCFGVPKGFWCPGIVTKNFGVVTLSQKVLGSWCCPKKFWDSKRFWGRGIVPKISGIPKSFGVVVLSPKMEGTQRGGQSHPPTPGFRDLGFQDFGISGFWDFRILGFQDDSRPMESSLRHINSLINAN
- the NR2F6 gene encoding nuclear receptor subfamily 2 group F member 6 isoform X14, with the translated sequence MGARPTGWGPESGGVGAKGFWGHGVVPKFPDSERFWRRGVVPKGFGIPGSFGTVGLSQNFGILKGFGAMVLSQKVLGFQKVLGSWHCPKRFWDSKKFWRHGVVPKGFGIPRSFGVLALSPRVLGSWCCPKMFRDSERFWRRGVVPKGFGIPGSFGATGLSQKVLEPWCCPKKFWDPKRLWGPGVVPKSFGIPGSFGVVGLSQKVLGSQKVLGSWHCHQEFWGPGVVPRSLGIPKGFGVLELSQKVLGFQEVLGSWHCHQEFWGPSVVPKCFGVPKGFWCPGIVTKNFGVVTLSQKVLGSWCCPKKFWDSKRFWGRGIVPKISGIPKSFGVVVLSPKMEGTQRGGQSHPPTPGFRDLGFQDFGISGFWDFRILGFQDDSRPMESSLRHINSLINAN
- the NR2F6 gene encoding nuclear receptor subfamily 2 group F member 6 isoform X22 — its product is MGARPTGWGPESGGVGAKGFWGHGVVPKFPDSERFWRRGVVPKGFGIPRSFGVLVLSQKILGFQEVLEAWGCPKRFWDSGKFWNRGVVPKFRDSERFWRRGVVPKGFGIPGSFGATGLSQKVLEPWCCPKKFWDPKRLWGPGVVPKSFGIPGSFGVVGLSQKVLGSQKVLGSWHCHQEFWGPGVVPRSLGIPKGFGVLELSQKVLGFQEVLGSWHCHQEFWGPSVVPKCFGVPKGFWCPGIVTKNFGVVTLSQKVLGSWCCPKKFWDSKRFWGRGIVPKISGIPKSFGVVVLSPKMEGTQRGGQSHPPTPGFRDLGFQDFGISGFWDFRILGFQDDSRPMESSLRHINSLINAN
- the NR2F6 gene encoding nuclear receptor subfamily 2 group F member 6 isoform X12, whose translation is MGARPTGWGPESGGVGAKGFWGHGVVPKFPDSERFWRRGVVPKGFGVLALSPRVLGSWHCPKMFWDSERFWSHGVVPKSFGIPKGFGVLALSQKVLGFQEVLEAWCCPKRFWDSRKFWNRGVVPKGFGIPRSFGVLALSPRVLGSWCCPKMFRDSERFWRRGVVPKGFGIPGSFGATGLSQKVLEPWCCPKKFWDPKRLWGPGVVPKSFGIPGSFGVVGLSQKVLGSQKVLGSWHCHQEFWGPGVVPRSLGIPKGFGVLELSQKVLGFQEVLGSWHCHQEFWGPSVVPKCFGVPKGFWCPGIVTKNFGVVTLSQKVLGSWCCPKKFWDSKRFWGRGIVPKISGIPKSFGVVVLSPKMEGTQRGGQSHPPTPGFRDLGFQDFGISGFWDFRILGFQDDSRPMESSLRHINSLINAN
- the NR2F6 gene encoding nuclear receptor subfamily 2 group F member 6 isoform X24, whose protein sequence is MGARPTGWGPESGGVGAKGFWGHGVVPKFPDSERFWRRGVVPKGFGIPGSFGTVGLSQKVLEPWGCPKMFWDSRKFWNRGVVPKFRDSERFWRRGVVPKGFGIPGSFGATGLSQKVLEPWCCPKKFWDPKRLWGPGVVPKSFGIPGSFGVVGLSQKVLGSQKVLGSWHCHQEFWGPGVVPRSLGIPKGFGVLELSQKVLGFQEVLGSWHCHQEFWGPSVVPKCFGVPKGFWCPGIVTKNFGVVTLSQKVLGSWCCPKKFWDSKRFWGRGIVPKISGIPKSFGVVVLSPKMEGTQRGGQSHPPTPGFRDLGFQDFGISGFWDFRILGFQDDSRPMESSLRHINSLINAN
- the NR2F6 gene encoding nuclear receptor subfamily 2 group F member 6 isoform X25, with amino-acid sequence MGARPTGWGPESGGVGAKGFWGHGVVPKFPDSERFWRRGVVPKGFGIPGSFGTVGLSQKVLGFQEVLGSWHCHQEFWGPGVVPKCFGILKGFGGVGLSQKVLGFQEALGSWCCPKKFWDSRKFWSRGVVPKSFGIPKGFGVLALSPRVLGSWCCPKKFGDSKRFWGPGIVPKGFGIPRGFGVLALSPRVLGSQRCPEMFWGSKRFLVSWNCHQEFWGRDIVPKGFGVLVLSQEVLGFQKVLGSWHCPKNFWDPKKFWGRGVVPKDGGDTERGTEPPPHTGISGFGISGFWDFRILGFQDFGIPGRFPADGILAPPYKLIN
- the NR2F6 gene encoding nuclear receptor subfamily 2 group F member 6 isoform X9 produces the protein MGARPTGWGPESGGVGAKGFWGHGVVPKFPDSERFWRRGVVPKGFGILKGFGAVGLSQNVLGFQEVLGSWHCHQEFWGPGIVPKCFGILKGFGAMVLSQKVLGFQKVLGSWHCPKRFWDSKKFWRHGVVPKGFGIPRSFGVLALSPRVLGSWCCPKMFRDSERFWRRGVVPKGFGIPGSFGATGLSQKVLEPWCCPKKFWDPKRLWGPGVVPKSFGIPGSFGVVGLSQKVLGSQKVLGSWHCHQEFWGPGVVPRSLGIPKGFGVLELSQKVLGFQEVLGSWHCHQEFWGPSVVPKCFGVPKGFWCPGIVTKNFGVVTLSQKVLGSWCCPKKFWDSKRFWGRGIVPKISGIPKSFGVVVLSPKMEGTQRGGQSHPPTPGFRDLGFQDFGISGFWDFRILGFQDDSRPMESSLRHINSLINAN
- the NR2F6 gene encoding nuclear receptor subfamily 2 group F member 6 isoform X2; translated protein: MGARPTGWGPESGGVGAKGFWGHGVVPKFPDSERFWRRGVVPKGFGILKGFGGVGLSQKVLGFQEVLGSWCCPKRFWDSKKFWSRGVVPKCFGIPRGFGVLALSPRVLGSWHCPKMFWDSERFWSHGVVPKSFGIPKGFGVLALSQKVLGFQEVLEAWCCPKRFWDSRKFWNRGVVPKGFGIPRSFGVLALSPRVLGSWCCPKMFRDSERFWRRGVVPKGFGIPGSFGATGLSQKVLEPWCCPKKFWDPKRLWGPGVVPKSFGIPGSFGVVGLSQKVLGSQKVLGSWHCHQEFWGPGVVPRSLGIPKGFGVLELSQKVLGFQEVLGSWHCHQEFWGPSVVPKCFGVPKGFWCPGIVTKNFGVVTLSQKVLGSWCCPKKFWDSKRFWGRGIVPKISGIPKSFGVVVLSPKMEGTQRGGQSHPPTPGFRDLGFQDFGISGFWDFRILGFQDDSRPMESSLRHINSLINAN
- the NR2F6 gene encoding nuclear receptor subfamily 2 group F member 6 isoform X8, with the translated sequence MVLSQSFRILKGFGGVGLSQKVLGFREVLEPWGCPKRFWSRGVVPKCFGIPRGFGVLALSPRVLGSWHCPKMFWDSERFWSHGVVPKSFGIPKGFGVLALSQKVLGFQEVLEAWCCPKRFWDSRKFWNRGVVPKGFGIPRSFGVLALSPRVLGSWCCPKMFRDSERFWRRGVVPKGFGIPGSFGATGLSQKVLEPWCCPKKFWDPKRLWGPGVVPKSFGIPGSFGVVGLSQKVLGSQKVLGSWHCHQEFWGPGVVPRSLGIPKGFGVLELSQKVLGFQEVLGSWHCHQEFWGPSVVPKCFGVPKGFWCPGIVTKNFGVVTLSQKVLGSWCCPKKFWDSKRFWGRGIVPKISGIPKSFGVVVLSPKMEGTQRGGQSHPPTPGFRDLGFQDFGISGFWDFRILGFQDDSRPMESSLRHINSLINAN
- the NR2F6 gene encoding nuclear receptor subfamily 2 group F member 6 isoform X20 → MVLSQSFRILKGFGGVGLSQKVLGSWHCHQEFWGPGIVPKCFGILKGFGAMVLSQKVLGFQKVLGSWHCPKRFWDSKKFWRHGVVPKGFGIPRSFGVLALSPRVLGSWCCPKMFRDSERFWRRGVVPKGFGIPGSFGATGLSQKVLEPWCCPKKFWDPKRLWGPGVVPKSFGIPGSFGVVGLSQKVLGSQKVLGSWHCHQEFWGPGVVPRSLGIPKGFGVLELSQKVLGFQEVLGSWHCHQEFWGPSVVPKCFGVPKGFWCPGIVTKNFGVVTLSQKVLGSWCCPKKFWDSKRFWGRGIVPKISGIPKSFGVVVLSPKMEGTQRGGQSHPPTPGFRDLGFQDFGISGFWDFRILGFQDDSRPMESSLRHINSLINAN
- the NR2F6 gene encoding nuclear receptor subfamily 2 group F member 6 isoform X7 produces the protein MVSQSFRILKGFGGVGLSQKVLGFQEVLGSWCCPKRFWDSKKFWRRGVVPKGFGILKGFWGPGVVPKFQDSERFSSRGVVPKSFGIPGSFGTVGLSQNFGILKGFGAMVLSQKVLGFQKVLGSWHCPKRFWDSKKFWRHGVVPKGFGIPRSFGVLALSPRVLGSWCCPKMFRDSERFWRRGVVPKGFGIPGSFGATGLSQKVLEPWCCPKKFWDPKRLWGPGVVPKSFGIPGSFGVVGLSQKVLGSQKVLGSWHCHQEFWGPGVVPRSLGIPKGFGVLELSQKVLGFQEVLGSWHCHQEFWGPSVVPKCFGVPKGFWCPGIVTKNFGVVTLSQKVLGSWCCPKKFWDSKRFWGRGIVPKISGIPKSFGVVVLSPKMEGTQRGGQSHPPTPGFRDLGFQDFGISGFWDFRILGFQDDSRPMESSLRHINSLINAN
- the NR2F6 gene encoding nuclear receptor subfamily 2 group F member 6 isoform X21, whose translation is MFRDSERFWRRGVVPKGFGIPGSFGTVGLSQNFGILKGFGAMVLSQKVLGFQKVLGSWHCPKRFWDSKKFWRHGVVPKGFGIPRSFGVLALSPRVLGSWCCPKMFRDSERFWRRGVVPKGFGIPGSFGATGLSQKVLEPWCCPKKFWDPKRLWGPGVVPKSFGIPGSFGVVGLSQKVLGSQKVLGSWHCHQEFWGPGVVPRSLGIPKGFGVLELSQKVLGFQEVLGSWHCHQEFWGPSVVPKCFGVPKGFWCPGIVTKNFGVVTLSQKVLGSWCCPKKFWDSKRFWGRGIVPKISGIPKSFGVVVLSPKMEGTQRGGQSHPPTPGFRDLGFQDFGISGFWDFRILGFQDDSRPMESSLRHINSLINAN
- the NR2F6 gene encoding nuclear receptor subfamily 2 group F member 6 isoform X18; this translates as MFRDSERFWRRGVVPKGFGVLALSPRVLGSWHCPKMFWDSERFWSHGVVPKSFGIPKGFGVLALSQKVLGFQEVLEAWCCPKRFWDSRKFWNRGVVPKGFGIPRSFGVLALSPRVLGSWCCPKMFRDSERFWRRGVVPKGFGIPGSFGATGLSQKVLEPWCCPKKFWDPKRLWGPGVVPKSFGIPGSFGVVGLSQKVLGSQKVLGSWHCHQEFWGPGVVPRSLGIPKGFGVLELSQKVLGFQEVLGSWHCHQEFWGPSVVPKCFGVPKGFWCPGIVTKNFGVVTLSQKVLGSWCCPKKFWDSKRFWGRGIVPKISGIPKSFGVVVLSPKMEGTQRGGQSHPPTPGFRDLGFQDFGISGFWDFRILGFQDDSRPMESSLRHINSLINAN
- the NR2F6 gene encoding nuclear receptor subfamily 2 group F member 6 isoform X16; protein product: MFRDSERFWRRGVVPKGFGILKGFGVLALSPRVLGSWHCPKMFWDSERFWSHGVVPKSFGIPKGFGVLALSQKVLGFQEVLEAWCCPKRFWDSRKFWNRGVVPKGFGIPRSFGVLALSPRVLGSWCCPKMFRDSERFWRRGVVPKGFGIPGSFGATGLSQKVLEPWCCPKKFWDPKRLWGPGVVPKSFGIPGSFGVVGLSQKVLGSQKVLGSWHCHQEFWGPGVVPRSLGIPKGFGVLELSQKVLGFQEVLGSWHCHQEFWGPSVVPKCFGVPKGFWCPGIVTKNFGVVTLSQKVLGSWCCPKKFWDSKRFWGRGIVPKISGIPKSFGVVVLSPKMEGTQRGGQSHPPTPGFRDLGFQDFGISGFWDFRILGFQDDSRPMESSLRHINSLINAN